The proteins below are encoded in one region of Oncorhynchus kisutch isolate 150728-3 unplaced genomic scaffold, Okis_V2 scaffold1190, whole genome shotgun sequence:
- the LOC109885139 gene encoding relaxin-3 receptor 1-like: MGELLNHSGILALNRTLMDDDKFGSLEDIDVTADGTPILRIIISVVYSIVCAVGLIGNLLVFFLMRLKQGRKKSSINFFIINLAVTDFQFVLTLPFWAVDTALDFSWPFGDAMCKIILSVTVMNMYASVFFLTAMSVTRYWSVASALKNRSRQRSCSVKLVCAVLWVSATIATAPTTIFSSVTVVAGEKLCLIRFPEGHDWLALYHLQKIIIAFVIPMLIVSVCYLMLLRFIRLRSMNNNHPKRRSRVTKSVTIVVLSFFLCWMPNHAITFWGVLVKFNAVNWDKSYYLVHTYVFPVTVCLAHANSCLNPVLYCLMRREFRKMLKDLFWRISSPAISKACTIRTFTGTCNTRVTHDDNQGVIPLNVLDTTQCRLSFIDRPDLPAIPGLPGMAPEDSQCIHQI; encoded by the coding sequence ATGGGCGAGCTACTCAACCACAGTGGGATTTTGGCATTGAACAGGACTTTAATGGATGATGACAAATTCGGCAGTCTGGAGGATATTGACGTGACCGCGGACGGCACTCCGATTCTAAGGATAATCATCTCCGTTGTTTACTCCATTGTGTGCGCGGTAGGGTTAATTGGGAACTTGTTAGTCTTTTTCCTAATGAGGTTAAAACAGGGCCGGAAGAAATCGAGTATTAACTTTTTCATCATCAACTTGGCAGTGACGGACTTCCAGTTTGTGTTGACTCTGCCGTTCTGGGCAGTGGACACCGCACTGGACTTCAGCTGGCCGTTTGGAGACGCCATGTGTAAAATCATCCTTTCCGTAACAGTTATGAACATGTACGCTAGCGTGTTCTTTCTGACTGCTATGAGTGTGACCAGATACTGGTCTGTCGCCTCGGCTCTGAAGAACCGGTCGAGACAGAGGTCGTGTTCGGTGAAATTGGTGTGCGCGGTGCTGTGGGTCTCCGCAACCATTGCCACAGCACCCACTACCATTTTCTCCTCAGTGACCGTAGTGGCGGGGGAGAAGCTCTGCCTCATCAGGTTCCCTGAGGGACATGACTGGCTCGCGCTCTATCATCTCCAAAAAATCATCATAGCGTTCGTAATACCCATGCTGATAGTGTCCGTCTGCTATCTGATGCTCTTACGGTTTATCCGTCTGAGGAGCATGAACAACAACCACCCCAAAAGGAGGTCGAGGGTGACCAAATCTGTCACCATCGtcgtcctctccttctttctttgcTGGATGCCAAATCACGCCATCACATTCTGGGGTGTATTGGTGAAATTTAACGCTGTCAATTGGGATAAATCCTACTATTTGGTCCACACCTATGTATTCCCGGTGACTGTGTGCCTCGCGCATGCCAATAGCTGCTTGAACCCAGTTCTGTATTGTCTCATGCGACGTGAATTCAGAAAGATGCTGAAGGATTTGTTTTGGAGAATTTCCTCACCAGCCATCTCCAAAGCCTGTACAATACGTACGTTTACGGGGACGTGCAACACACGTGTAACACACGACGACAACCAAGGGGTTATTCCCTTGAATGTTCTAGACACCACACAATGTCGACTATCCTTTATTGACAGACCGGATCTTCCCGCAATACCGGGTCTACCCGGAATGGCACCTGAAGATTCACAGTGCATCCACCAGATATAA